Below is a genomic region from Streptomyces ferrugineus.
CCAGGGTGACGAACTCGATGACGATGACACTCACGATGAGTTTCCCTTCGGTTCGGTGCTCACCGGTACGTACCGGCCGCACCGCCCGGACTCATCGCTCGCTGCGGAACTCGCCCGCGGGAATGTCGCGCGGCAGCTCGAAGGGGTCGAAGACGCGTGGATCGGCGAACACGACGTTGTGGGCGATGCGGCGGTCGATGACGGTGAAGACCTGCAGGGTGTGCAGACGGTGCCCGCCTCCGGGCTCCGGCGCGTACGCGGCGAGCGCGGGCTGCCCGTTGGCGGTCAGCGCCCGCATGCCCCAGCCCGTGCCCCGCATGTCGAAAACCCGCTCCATGAACCGTCCGTAGTCCCGACTGCCTCGGAACCACAGCGGCACCGGCGGCATCTCCATCACCACGTCGTCGGCCAGCAGTCGCACCAACGCGGGGACATCCGCCGCCTCGAACGCCCGCATGTACCGCTGGACGACCGCCCGCACCTCTGGATCATCCGGCTCGGTCACGGCACCGGCATCCCCCACGCCCGCGAGGGCGGCACGGGCGCGCTGCAGCGCGCCGTTGACCGCCGCGACCGTGGTCCCCAACTGCTCGGCGACCTCAGCGGCGGTGAACCCCAGCACCTCGCGCAACACCAGCACCGCCCGTTGCCGCGCCGGCAGGACCTGCACCGCCGCCACCCAGGCGAGCCGCAGATCGGCCCTGACCTCCACGTCGAACCTCGGGTCGGGGAACGGCTCCAGCCAGGGCACGTCGAGCGCCGGCACCAGCGGCGCCCCGGGATCGTCGCTCGGCACCCCCAACCCGGACGGCAAGGGACGCCGGCCGCGTCCCTCCAGCGCGGTCAGGCACGCATTGGTCGCGATCCGGTACAGCCAGGTCCGCACAGAGGCGCGCGCCGGGTCGTACCGGTCGCGGGCCTTCCAAGCGCGCAGCAGCGTCTCCTGCACCAGGTCCTCGGCCTCGTGGAACGAGCCCAGCATCCGATAGCAGAACGCCACCAGTTCACCCCGGTACGGCTCGAAGTCCATCGGATCATCATGCCGCACACTGGTCCTACGTCCCCGAGGTCCGTGAGCGCGTCACCCTGCCGACGATTGCGCGGCATGGCACAAGGCACGGCACAAGAAGGACACCCCGTCGTACGCCGGGGCGGGAAGTGGCCGCGCCCTGTCACAGGGAGGGCATCGCTCAGACCTGGAGCTGTCCCCCGTCCACGAAGTATTCGGCGCCGGTGACGAATGAACTCTCCGGTCCGGCGAGGAAGGCGGCCACTGCGGCGACTTCCTCTGGCCGGCCCATCCGCCGCAACGGAAGCTGGGACGCCAGCATGCCGTGGAAGTCGGCCGTGCTCATGCCGTTGAGTTCTGCCAGGTTCTCGATGCCCGGGGTGGCGACGGGGCCGGGCGTGATGACGTTGACGCGAATCTGCCGGGCAGCCAGCTCGGCCGCCCAGGCGCGGCCCAGGTTGCGAATTGCGGCCTTGGACGCGGCGTACAGGCCCATGCCCGCGACTCCCTGGTGGCTGGTCGTGGAGCTGAGGAGGATGACCGAGGCCCCCTCCGTCAGCAGCGGCAGGGCCTTCTGTACGGTCAGCAGGGTTCCCTTGGTGTTCACGCCGAAGACGTGGTCGTACTGCTCTTCCGTGGCATCCGCGAGGCTGGTCAGGACAGCGAGGCCGGCGTTGGCCACGACAGCGTCCAGCTGCCGTCCGTCTCCGCGGATGACATCGATGACATGGTCGAGGTCGGCTGCTCGCGCAACGTCGCACCGCACGGCGATGGCGGCGGGACCGATCTGCGCCGCGGCCGCCTCGAGTTCGTCCTTGCGACGCCCGGTCAGGTAGACGCGGGCACCGTCCTCCGCGAAGCGCCGCGCGATCGCCTTCCCGATGCCGCTGGAAGCGCCGGTGATGAGAGCTGTTTTCCCGTTCAGGGAAGTCATCGGAGTCCTACCTTTCAAGGGGGTCAGAACTGGTCATTCGTAAGATCGGTGGGCCCAGGGGCTGCGGGTATGGCTGTCATCGGAGAGCCGTTGGATGGCTCAAGGAACTTGGCCGCCCGGAGCTCCGCGACGACTCGACCGCCAATTGGGAGATGCGACTCGATCGCTGTGTAGGACCACGCCGGCGAGGTCGTCTGCGGGATTGATCGACGACGAGCTGGCGGAGGTGACCGTGCCCCAGATCTGGGCCGGAGTGGACATCGGCAAGACGCATCACCACTGCGTGGTGATCAACACGAATGGTGAACGGCTGCTGTCCCGCCGCGTCCAGAACGACGAGTCCGACCTGCTTCAGCTGATCGGCGACGTGCTGGCGATATCCCCGGACGCGCTGTGGGCCGTCGACCTCAACCACGGCGGGGCCGCGCTGCTGCTCGGCTTGCTGGTCAACCACGGCCAGCCGGTGGCCTATCTGACCGGCTTCGCGGTTCATCGCGCGTCGGGCACCTACCGGGGCGAGGGGAAGACGGACGCCAAAGACGCCTTCGTCATCGCCGACCAGGCACGCGTCCGGCGTGACCTCGGCCTGCTTCGGCCGGGCGACGACATCGCCGTCGACCTGCGCACCCTGACCGCCCGTCGCCTGGATGTGGTCTTCGACCGAACCCGGCAGATCAACCGGCTGCGAGCCCAGCTCCTGGAAATCTTTCCCGGCCTGGAGCGGGCGCTGGACCTGACCCTCAAGGGGCCAGTCATGCTGCTGACCGGCTACCAGAGCCCGGCCGCCATCCGTCGCGCGGGTGTTCGGCGCATCGAGACCTGGCTGAAGAACCGTAAGGTCCGCGGCGCCGCAACGCTCGCCCGCACGGCCGTGGAGACCGCCCAGGGGCAACTGACCGCGTTGCCCGGGGAGAAGCTGGCTGCCGCCATGGTGGCCCGCCTCGCGAAGGCGGTCATGGACCTCGATGCAGAGATCGCGGAGCTGGAGACTCTCATCGAGGCGACATTTCGTCAGCACCCGCACGCTGAGGTGATCCGCAGTCTGCCTGGCATGGGTCCCAGGCTCGGAGCGGAGTTCATCGCCGCTACCGGCGGCGACTTGGCTGTCTTCGGCAGCTCCGACCGCCTGGCCGGATTCGCCGGACTGGCTCCACAGCCACGCGATTCCGGTCGGGTCAGTGGAAACCTGCGCCGGCCTAAGCGATATCACCGTGGACTGCTGCGGACGCTGTATTTGTCGGCGATGGTCAGCCTGCAGTGCTGTCCGGCCTCGAAGGCCTACTACGACCGGAAGCGGCGGGAGGGCAAGGGACACAAGCAAGCACTGCTGGCTCTCGCTCGCCGCCGGGTCAACGTGCTGTGGGCGATGATCCGTGACGGAGAGTGCTACCACGAGACACCTCCCGTCACACTCGCGGCTTGACATCACGATTGGGAAGTTCCTTTCCATGGCGTGTAGCCGTCTTTCGTGGAAAGCGGAGTTCTTGACCGCTCCGTCCAGAACCTAATCCTTTCTGGACGGTACGGTCAAGAACTGGGTATGGTGGAGGCATGGCACGACCCCGAAAGTTCGACGAGGCCCAAGTACTGCAGCTTGTTCGAGACCGGTTCTGGTCCTGCGGATACGCGGCGACCAGCGTGGATGACATCCTCAAGGACACCGGCCTGGGCAAGGGCAGCCTCTACGGCGCTTTCGGTGACAAGCGAAAACTGTTCCTGCGTACCTTCGACGAGTACTGCGCGGAACTGGTCGACGACGTGCGCAGCCGCCTCGACGGACCGGACGAGGGTGCGCTTGCCCGCCTGAGCGCTCTGGTGCTGGCCATCGCCGAAGCAACGGTGGGCGACACTTCCTTGCGAGGCTGTCTCCTCGCCCGGGGCACTGCGGAGCTGTCAGGTCTCGACCCCGAGATCCGTGCGATCGCACAACGCACCTTTGCCGTCTTGGAGGGGCTTGTGGCCGACTCCATCGCAGCCGCTCAGCGCTCGGGCGGCATCAGCGCCGATGCTGACCCGGGCGGGCTCGGGGCCCTCGTGCTGGCCGTGCTCCGCGGCATCGAAGCACTCGGCAAGGGAGGCAGCAGCCCGGAGACGCTGCGCAGCGCCGCTGAGACCGCTCTGGCGCTGCTCCCTCGTCCCTAGAAGCGGGAAGCTGCGGCACCAACTCTTCGACAGGTCGCCTCGCCGGGTGGCTCTCACTCCGGCGGGCCATGCCTTCCTGCCACGGTCCCGGCGTCCGGCCGGTATGTTGCCCCCCGCCTGTGACAGTCACTAAGGTCGCTCGGGTGACTGCCGGGTCGGCCATGGGCCACGCACGAGTGAGGTTCCCGGCCTCGGCGTGAGCACGAGGCGGGCAAGAGGCCCGCCCCCTTCTCCGCGTCTTAGCTCCCGGCGCCCGCATACGGCGCCCCATTCCAGCGGATCCCAAGACCGGAGACACACCACTGATGTCCCATGACCAGCAGCACCCACATGAATCCGAACTGCCGGCGGCAGGCGTCCAACTGAACCACACCGCCATCTACGCAAGCGACCGGCACCTGTCTGCCGAGTTCCTCGCCGCGGTCCTGGGCTTGAGGGTCGGCGCCCCCTTCGGGCCGTTCCTGCCCGTCGACCTCGGCAACGGCGTGACGCTCGACTACTACGAGAAGAGGGACGAGCCGATCCAGTCGCAGCACTACGCCTTCCTCGTCCCCGACGAGCAGTTCGACGCCGTCATCACCCGCCTGGAGGCGGTCGGGGTCACCTACTACGCCGACCCCAGCCACACCCAACCCGGCCGGATCAACCGTCTATTCGGTGGTCGCGGCGCCTACTTCGACGACCCGGACGGTCACAACATGGAGGTCATGACTCGGCCTTACGTCCGCCCTTAGACCGCGACAGGCTGTGATCAAGGGATGACTCGGGTGAGGTCGCCGGGGGCGCAGGAGGGCGGCTTCCAGCCGGAGCCGTCACCGACGCCGGACGCATCGTCGCCGGTCACGCTCGGGATCGGCTCGCGCCCTAGCGGCCCTTGCGCACAAGGTCGGTGATGCGTTCGCCCTCGCCGATCGTGAGCGGACCGGTCTCCTCCGTGGGATCGCCGACTCCCAGCGCGGCCCCCAGCGTACGGCCGTGCAGGTCGAGGACGGCCTCGGTCAGGGTGGTGAGATCGGCCATGGCGGCGCGGGCGCGGACCCAGCCGGTCAGGCCGATGCCCGCGGCGACCAGCACGGCAGGCCACCACACCGCGGTGAGCAGAAGGTAGGGCACGGCCCAGGTACCAGTGGCGACCGCGGCGGCGAACGCCGAGTGCGCGGCGGTGAGTTCGGCACGTGCCGGGTCGGGGAGAACCAGCCAGAGCCTCGACCAGCCATAGGCCAGGTCGAGTCCGTAGCGGTGGTACGCGATCGACTCCACCGCGTGGATACGGTCGCCCATCCAGGTCGGCCTGCCCGGTTCAGCCATGGCCAGTCGGGTGATGCGCTCGGCCACGGTGTCGATCTGGTCCTGCTGCTCGCGGGTGCGTGTGCCCGGGGTCGCGCGTTCGAGTGTCCGGCGTTCCTCGACGAGTTGGTGCCACCGCGCACGCCGGCGCGCCGTCCGCGCCACCGCGACCGGGTCGAGGGGGCGGGGCCACTGCCCCAGCCAGACGCGCCGGGTGACTCCGGCCAGCGCCTGTACGACGAAGCCCACACCAGCGGCGGCCGCCAGCACGGCCACGACGAGCAGCGCCTGTGCCCCGGCCGGCAGGTCCGCGACCGTGGCGGCGGCGTCCTCGGTCCGCCGGGTCAACAGCGGGACGTTCCACGCCTCTGCATGGCCAAGCCCGACGGACAGCCACGCCGTGCCGAGGAAGAACGCACCGGGCAGTACCAGCAGGCTGACCCACCGATCGGCCAAGGTCTTGGCCAACTGGTCTAAGAAACCGCCCACTTGCGCTACCCCCGCTCCATGAGCCGGCCCAGGACGGCGCAGCGCGGGACCGCTCCCGCAGGGGGCGGCACGGCCGTTCGGTCGCAGGCGCCGTCCGGGCAGCGGAAGGTCTCCTGACGGGCGGTGCCCGGCCCGGCTCCCGGCAGTCCCGTCGCGAGCGTCCGCAGGGTGGTCTCACGATCGGTGTTGAGCAACTGACCCAGCAAGGCGAGCAACGGGCGCCGGGCCCGCGCCTCGATCACGATCCGTTCCAGCAGTTCCTGACGTTCCGTGGAGTGGAGCCTGGTCTCGCCGATCAGCTCGTCGAACTCCTGGCACAGCGTGGTCAGGGCCGATCGTTCGGCGTCCACCCGCTCCCCCTTCCCTCGGTCGGCCGATAGTCTCACGGGCGATGTCCTCCGACCACCGGCCCGATCCGGAACTCCTGAACCAGCAGGCGGTCGACCTGTTGAACCGGGCCACCCAGTTGGGTGACGCGGCCGTGCTGGGCACCTGCATCTCGTTGTTCCAGGGCATCGTCGCCATGACGCCTCCCCACCATCCCCACCGCGCCACCCGCCTGTACAACCTCGCCGAATCCCACCGGGCGCGGTACGCGTTGACGGGCCGACAGGACGACGCCGACCAGTCGATCGGCATCGGGCATCAGGCCGTCGCCGCCCTGCACGACGGTGACCCGAACTCCGCGCTGGTCCTGTCCAACCTCAGCGTCACTCATCTCCTGCGGTTCCAGCGGGCCGGGCACCCGAACGACCTGGACGGGGTCATCCAGTTCGGGGAACGGGCGATCGTCGCGACCGGCGCCGCCCAGAACATCGCGGTGTACCTGTCCAATCTCGCCGCGGGCTACCTGCTGCGGTTCGAAGAGACCGGGCATCTCGCGGACCTGGCCCGCGCCATCGACCACGGCGAGCGCGCGACGGCCGCCACTGACGCCCACGCCCCTCACCGGACGACAACCCTGACCAACCTCGGCGCCGCCTACTGGGCCCGGTTCGGACGTGCGGGCCATCCGGCGGACCTGGACCGCGCCATCGCCATCGGGGAACAGGCCGCCGCCGACACCGGCCACCCGAACCGGGCGACCGTCCTGTCCAACCTCGCCGCCGGCTACCACGACCGCTTCGAGCGGACCGGGAGCCTGGCCGACCTGGACCGGGCCATCGCGCACCAGGAACACGCGGTGGCCGCCGCCCCGGACGACGCTCCCGAGGGTGCGACCTACCTGTCCAACCTCGGCATGGCGTACCGGGCGCGGTTCGACCGGCTGGGGGCTGTGGCCGACCTGGACCGGGCCATCGACCACCTCGGCCGTGCGGTCGCCGCGACGCCCCACGGTCACCGCCAGTTCGCGACGTTCCGGTCCAACCTCGGTGTCGCGCACAGCGATCGGTTCGACCGGCTGGGGCACGTGGCCGACCTGGACCGGGCCGTCGCGCACCACGAACAGGCGGTGGCCGCCACGCCCGCCGGTCACCCGGACCTCGCACTCCGCCTGTGCAACCTCGGCACCGCGTACGACGCGCGGTTCGACCGGAACGGGAACCCCGTCGACGTGCACCGGGCCGTCGAGACCCTCGAACGCGCGGTCATCGTCATGCCCGCCGACCACCCGAGCCGGGCGACCGTTCTGTCCAACCTCGCGGCGGCCCTGCGCGGACGGTTCGACGGGCTGGGGGACGTGGCCGACCTGGACCGGGCCGTCGCGCACCACGAACAGGCGGTGGCCGCCACGCCTGGCGACCACCCGGACCTCGCCCACCGCCTGTCGAACCTCAGCCTCGCCCGCTGGTCCCGGTTCACCCGTGCCGGAGAGACGTCCGACCTGGACGCGGCCATCGACGCAGGGAGACGCGCGGTGGCCGCCACTCCGGACGACCACCCGAACCGTGCGCTGTACCTGAGCAACCTCGGCACCTCCCTCCAGCAACGGTTCGAGCACATCGGCAGCCTCCACGACCTGGACCGGGCCATCGGTCACAAGGAGCGTGCCGTGGCCGCCACGCCCCCCGACCACCCGAGCCGGGCGACGTACCTCTCCAACCTCGCGGTCGCCTACCAGACGCGGGCCCGGCGGAGCGGCGCCGAGACCGACTTCGACCGCGCCGTCGACCTCGGGCTCCTGGCGCTCGCGGCCACCCCCGCGAACCATCCCGACCGGGTACTGCGCCTGTACAACCTCACGCGGGCCCATCAGACGCGGTACGAGCACTCGGGCGACCCGGCCGACCTGGACCGCTCTGTCGACCTGGCGCAGGAGACGGCCGCCGCAGTCCCTTTCGACCATCCGGACCGCGCGCGATACCTGTTCAACGTCGGCAACGCCTACCGGTCGAGGTTCCAGCGGACCGGCGCCGCGTCCGACCTCGACCGCGCCGTGGACGCCGCGGAACGGGCGGTCGCGGCCACCCCCGACGACCATCCCAACCGGGCCACACGTATCTACCTCCTCGGGGTCTGTTACAGAAGGCGCTGGAACACCGACGGCGCACTCGACCGGTCGCGGATCGCCCGGCTCGCGGAGGGCGCGCTCGCGGCCACGACGTCGCCGCCCTTCGACCGGCTCCGCGCCTGCTGGGCAGCCGCCCGACTCGCCTACGTACTGGACGAACTGCACACCGCCCGGCTGCTGTTCGACACGGCGGTGAAGTTGCTGCCGTTGGTCGCGGCGCGGGAGACCTCGTCGGCGGACCACGAGCACCGTCTCGGCGCGAACCGCGGGCTGGTCGGCGAGACGATCGCCGTGCACTGCGCCCTCGACGATCCGGGCGGCGCGGTCCAGGCCGGTGAGCTGGGCCGGGCGGTCCTGCTGGCGGCCCGGCTGGACCTGCGGACACCGCTCGCCGACCTCGACGCCGCACACCCCGCACTGGCCCACCGTCTGCGCCGGGTCCGCGCCGCCCTCAACGCCCCTGATCCCCCGGCCATGGCGACGCCCGGCGGCCAGGACGTCGACCACGTCGACCGGCGCACATGGCTGTGGGCGGAGCACGACGCCGTACTGGCGGAGATCCGCCGACTGCCGGGCCTGGACCGGTTCCTGCTGCCGCCGACGTGGAACGAACTGCGACCGACCACCACCGGCGGGGCAGTCGTCCTGCTCAACGCCGGCCTGCAGCGGTGCGACGGCATCGTCGTCACCGCCGACGGGCCCCCGCTGCTGGTGCCGCTACCCGAACTGCGGCTGGCCGACGTCGAGGGGTGGGCCACCGAGCTGACCGAAGCGACGCACGACGCCGGCTCGTACACCGGCGAGCTGCGTCGGCAACGGGTGCTGACTGAGCTGCTCGGCCGGCTGTGGGACAAGGCGGTCGAGCCCGTCCTCGACGCGGTCGAACGCCGGCTCCGTCCGGACGACGGAGTACTGCCCCGCGTGTGGTGGATACCGACCGGACCGCTCGGGCTGCTGCCGCTGCACGCTGCCGGGCATCCCGGTCGGCCCGGTGCGCTCGACCGGGTGATCTCGTCGTACACGCCCACCCTGCGCGCCCTCGCCCGTGCTCGCGAACGCCCGGCCGCGACAGCTCTGCGCCGGCTCACCGTCGCCCTCGACCGGACCCCGGGTCTGCCGGACCTGCCGGCCACCGCCGCTGAGGCAGCGAGCTTGCACGCCGCCCATCCGGACATGCCCCTGCTCACCAACGAGCAGGCCACCGCCGCCCGCGTGACCGGCGCACTCCCCGAGGCAAGCTGGGCACACTTCGCCTGCCACGCCGGCACCGACCCCGACGCGCCGTCCGAGGGCGGGCTTCACCTCCACGACGGTGTGCTGTCCGTCGCGGAGATCGGCCGCCGCAACCTCCACGAGGCCGAACTCGCCTACCTGTCCGCGTGCTCCTCCGGACATGTCGGCCGACGGCACGCGGACGAGTCCATCCATCTCGCCTCCGCGTTCCAACTGGCCGGGTTCCGGCACGTCGTCGCGAGTCTGTGGCCACTGGACGACCACGTCGCGGCCGGCGCGGCCGACCACTTCTACCGGTTGATGCCGGACACGCCGTCCGCCGAGGACGCGCCGTTCGCGCTCCACCGGGTCATCCAGCGGCTGCGCACCAAGCACATCGGCCGACCTCACCTGTGGGCGTCACTGATCCACAGCGGGCCGTGATCCGCGCAGCAACCGTGTCGGTCGATCCGAGAACCTGTACCGGAACCGAGGTGATGAACGACAGCGCCCGGTGCCCGGCGAGGTGGTCGGCGAGCCACGATTCACGCACACGAGTCGTAGCGCGCCGGGGATCTCCTGGGTCGTGTCATCGGCTGCTTCGCGGGCTGTAGGGCTGGAGGAGCTGGTCGACGGGTGCGTAGTCGTCTGTGAGTGGTTGGGCGTCGCCGGTCCAGGAGGTGAGGTCGTCACCCGTGGTGATCTTCCAGCCGGTCTGCCGGGCGTCCAGCGCTTCCCGGATCGCGCGTAGGTCGACCGGCCGGTCGGAGGCGAGCGCCACCAGATTGCCTCCCTCGGGGGTGGCGGTCGGGTCGAGGCCGATGTCGGTGGGTTCGCCGACGACGGCGACGTACTCGAAGGTCTCGCTGAGGGTGGCTACTTCGGCGCGTGCGAAGGCCAGCTCACCGTGATCGATGAGGTTGACGACGTACAGGCCGTCCTCGTTGAGCACCCGCCGTATGTCAGTCATCGCTTCCACCGTAGTGAGGTGCCACGGCACGCTGACGCCCCCGAAGGCGTCGCCGACGACGAGGTCACGACTGGCGGCGTCCAGCCGCCGCAGGCCGAGCCTGCCGTCCTCGGTGCGGACGTCGATACCGGCCTGTGATCCCAGACCGAGTTGGTCGCGGTTGAGGCGCACGACCCCGCTGTCGATCTCGGATACAAGGCTGCGTGTCCCGGGCCGCGTGGCCGCGAGGTAGCGGGGAACGGTGAGCCCGCCGCCGCCCAGGTGGTAGGCAGTGAGCGGCTTACGTTCGGGAAAGGCGGTGTCGACCACCGACGCGATGGCGCGTACGTACTCGAACTCCAGGAAGGTCGGGTCGTCGATGTCGACGTAGGAGTGCCGCAAGCCGTCCAGAACGAGTGTGCGTCCGCCGCCCCTGTCGGGGTCTGCGACGACCCGTGCGCAGTGGTACTTGGTCTCCGTGTCGCAGCCGCCGGGCGCGACCGTGGACGCGAGGCCGCCGGCGACGACCACGAGTGTCAGGGCAGGGGTGCCGCGCCACCCGCGCGTTCGCCACTCGACCAGCGCCGAGCCGGCCAACAGCAGTGTTCCGAGGCCGATCAGTATGCCGCTGACCGGCAACCGCGACACGAGGACGAAGCCGGTGAGCACGGTGCCGGCGATGGCGCCGACGGTGCCGACACCGGACAGTCGGCCGACAACCGTTCCGGTCTCGGCGAGGCTGGTCAGACGCAACTTGGTCACGATCGGCGTCACCGCGGAGAGCAGCGCGCCCGGCACGAGGATGGTGCACGACGCGATCAACAACAGCATCGCCGGTGCCCACTCCGCAGTGGTGCGCAGCACGGCAGGGGTGAGCGCCACGACCGCTCCCGACACCCCGAGCGAGGGGCCGATGAGCCGGCGGGGATTGACATGGTCGGCGATGCGTCCGCCCAACCAGGAGCCGAGAGCGATCGCGGTGAGGGCGATGCCGATCACCAAGGTGCTGGTCTCGAGGGTGAGGCCGAGGTAGGGAGCCAGCAGCCGTAAGGCGACGATCTCGACCACCAACACCGCGGCCGAAGACCCGAACACAAGCACGACAGCGGCACGGGGACCCAGGCCGTGGTTGCCAGTCCTGCCCTCGGCGACAGGCGAGGAAGACGATCCGGTCACGGGCGACATCCTTGCATGCGACTCACGGTCCACATGCCTCTGCTGCGTCTCCCCGGACTCCGCTTCGCTCATCTTCCGACCCTTTCCATCATCTGGATGAAGAGCGTCGACGACGCCCCTGGGCTCCAGCTCAACCACTAACATCCGACAATGCGCACATCCCCATCACTGCTGCGGGCGTTTCGTCCCCAAGTCCAAGAGCGTCTCTACGACTTCTACGAGGAGCTGCGGAGCGCCGACGACCTCTTCTGGGACCGCCACCTGGACGCCTGGGTCGCGACCGGGCACGCAGTGGTCAGCAACGCCGCGGCGGACCCGAGGTTGTCCTCGGTGCGCTATCCCGACATCGCAGCCGTCTCCGCGGAACTGCGCCCGCTGGCCCGCGTACTGAGCCGGCAGATGCTCTACAACGACGCCCCCGACCACCCCCGGCTGCGAGCCCTGATCAGCAAGGCCTTCACCCCCAGGGCAGTAGCGACGCTCCGCACCCGGATCACCGAAGCCGTCGACCGCATCATCGCCCACGCCGCGCCGACCGGCCGGATGGACATCGTCGCGGACCTGGCCCGCCCCCTGCCGCTCACCATCATCTGCGACCTGCTCGACGTGCCCCAGCGGGACCGCCCCGCCCTCGCCGCCTGGTCCGAACCGATCGCCGAAGCCATCGGCAACTCCCGGCTCGACGCCGACGGCAACCGCGCGGCCTCGCAGAGCATGGCCCATCTGCTCACCTGCCTCCGCGAACTCCTCACCCGCCACGACACTCCGCCCGCCCCCCACAGCCTGCGCGCAATGGTGACCGCACAGGCGCAGAACACCGACCAGGACCTCGACGAACTCCTCGCCAACTGCGCCCTGCTCCTGATCGCCGGCCACGAGACCACCACCCACTTCATCGGCAACGCGACGCTCGCCCTGCTACGCCACCCGCACGCGGCCGATCAACTGCGCCGTCGGCCCGATCTGATGCCCGCCGCGGTCGAGGAACTCCTGCGCTACGACGCCCCGGTGCAGCTGATGCTGCGCCGGGCCCGGCAGGACCTCGACCTGGCGGGCCGCACCATCGCCGAAGGCCAGGCAGTGCTCCTCGTGTGCGGTGCCGCCAACCGGGATCCGGCCGTGTTTCCCGATCCCCACGTTCTGGACTTCGAGCGGTCCGGCGGACGGCACATGGCTTTCGGGCACGGACCGCACTTCTGCCTCGGCGCGGCCCTGGCCCGACTGGAAGGCGCGATAGCCCTGGAAGCACTCCTCACTCGGCTCCCCGGCCTGCGCCTCGACGGCGACTCGCCGCAGTGGCAGCGCAGCCTCAACTTCCGTGGACTCACCCGTCTGGACGTCGCTTTCACTCCCCACCCTGCCGACCCCAA
It encodes:
- a CDS encoding IS110 family RNA-guided transposase, translating into MPQIWAGVDIGKTHHHCVVINTNGERLLSRRVQNDESDLLQLIGDVLAISPDALWAVDLNHGGAALLLGLLVNHGQPVAYLTGFAVHRASGTYRGEGKTDAKDAFVIADQARVRRDLGLLRPGDDIAVDLRTLTARRLDVVFDRTRQINRLRAQLLEIFPGLERALDLTLKGPVMLLTGYQSPAAIRRAGVRRIETWLKNRKVRGAATLARTAVETAQGQLTALPGEKLAAAMVARLAKAVMDLDAEIAELETLIEATFRQHPHAEVIRSLPGMGPRLGAEFIAATGGDLAVFGSSDRLAGFAGLAPQPRDSGRVSGNLRRPKRYHRGLLRTLYLSAMVSLQCCPASKAYYDRKRREGKGHKQALLALARRRVNVLWAMIRDGECYHETPPVTLAA
- a CDS encoding VOC family protein; its protein translation is MSHDQQHPHESELPAAGVQLNHTAIYASDRHLSAEFLAAVLGLRVGAPFGPFLPVDLGNGVTLDYYEKRDEPIQSQHYAFLVPDEQFDAVITRLEAVGVTYYADPSHTQPGRINRLFGGRGAYFDDPDGHNMEVMTRPYVRP
- a CDS encoding sigma-70 family RNA polymerase sigma factor, which encodes MDFEPYRGELVAFCYRMLGSFHEAEDLVQETLLRAWKARDRYDPARASVRTWLYRIATNACLTALEGRGRRPLPSGLGVPSDDPGAPLVPALDVPWLEPFPDPRFDVEVRADLRLAWVAAVQVLPARQRAVLVLREVLGFTAAEVAEQLGTTVAAVNGALQRARAALAGVGDAGAVTEPDDPEVRAVVQRYMRAFEAADVPALVRLLADDVVMEMPPVPLWFRGSRDYGRFMERVFDMRGTGWGMRALTANGQPALAAYAPEPGGGHRLHTLQVFTVIDRRIAHNVVFADPRVFDPFELPRDIPAGEFRSER
- a CDS encoding TetR/AcrR family transcriptional regulator produces the protein MARPRKFDEAQVLQLVRDRFWSCGYAATSVDDILKDTGLGKGSLYGAFGDKRKLFLRTFDEYCAELVDDVRSRLDGPDEGALARLSALVLAIAEATVGDTSLRGCLLARGTAELSGLDPEIRAIAQRTFAVLEGLVADSIAAAQRSGGISADADPGGLGALVLAVLRGIEALGKGGSSPETLRSAAETALALLPRP
- a CDS encoding CHAT domain-containing tetratricopeptide repeat protein; translated protein: MSSDHRPDPELLNQQAVDLLNRATQLGDAAVLGTCISLFQGIVAMTPPHHPHRATRLYNLAESHRARYALTGRQDDADQSIGIGHQAVAALHDGDPNSALVLSNLSVTHLLRFQRAGHPNDLDGVIQFGERAIVATGAAQNIAVYLSNLAAGYLLRFEETGHLADLARAIDHGERATAATDAHAPHRTTTLTNLGAAYWARFGRAGHPADLDRAIAIGEQAAADTGHPNRATVLSNLAAGYHDRFERTGSLADLDRAIAHQEHAVAAAPDDAPEGATYLSNLGMAYRARFDRLGAVADLDRAIDHLGRAVAATPHGHRQFATFRSNLGVAHSDRFDRLGHVADLDRAVAHHEQAVAATPAGHPDLALRLCNLGTAYDARFDRNGNPVDVHRAVETLERAVIVMPADHPSRATVLSNLAAALRGRFDGLGDVADLDRAVAHHEQAVAATPGDHPDLAHRLSNLSLARWSRFTRAGETSDLDAAIDAGRRAVAATPDDHPNRALYLSNLGTSLQQRFEHIGSLHDLDRAIGHKERAVAATPPDHPSRATYLSNLAVAYQTRARRSGAETDFDRAVDLGLLALAATPANHPDRVLRLYNLTRAHQTRYEHSGDPADLDRSVDLAQETAAAVPFDHPDRARYLFNVGNAYRSRFQRTGAASDLDRAVDAAERAVAATPDDHPNRATRIYLLGVCYRRRWNTDGALDRSRIARLAEGALAATTSPPFDRLRACWAAARLAYVLDELHTARLLFDTAVKLLPLVAARETSSADHEHRLGANRGLVGETIAVHCALDDPGGAVQAGELGRAVLLAARLDLRTPLADLDAAHPALAHRLRRVRAALNAPDPPAMATPGGQDVDHVDRRTWLWAEHDAVLAEIRRLPGLDRFLLPPTWNELRPTTTGGAVVLLNAGLQRCDGIVVTADGPPLLVPLPELRLADVEGWATELTEATHDAGSYTGELRRQRVLTELLGRLWDKAVEPVLDAVERRLRPDDGVLPRVWWIPTGPLGLLPLHAAGHPGRPGALDRVISSYTPTLRALARARERPAATALRRLTVALDRTPGLPDLPATAAEAASLHAAHPDMPLLTNEQATAARVTGALPEASWAHFACHAGTDPDAPSEGGLHLHDGVLSVAEIGRRNLHEAELAYLSACSSGHVGRRHADESIHLASAFQLAGFRHVVASLWPLDDHVAAGAADHFYRLMPDTPSAEDAPFALHRVIQRLRTKHIGRPHLWASLIHSGP
- a CDS encoding SDR family NAD(P)-dependent oxidoreductase, which codes for MTSLNGKTALITGASSGIGKAIARRFAEDGARVYLTGRRKDELEAAAAQIGPAAIAVRCDVARAADLDHVIDVIRGDGRQLDAVVANAGLAVLTSLADATEEQYDHVFGVNTKGTLLTVQKALPLLTEGASVILLSSTTSHQGVAGMGLYAASKAAIRNLGRAWAAELAARQIRVNVITPGPVATPGIENLAELNGMSTADFHGMLASQLPLRRMGRPEEVAAVAAFLAGPESSFVTGAEYFVDGGQLQV